One part of the Mycobacterium marinum genome encodes these proteins:
- a CDS encoding MspA family porin: MPISAVIRRAVVLAVCLVASISAPSAGAEPDAQPPPGAVPPDDGAVPPGTPAKITTPDGWVLALGAKDEKHVPVAPMTTAISSREYLSSGIFGASLTGPETPRGILEVGYEIGCGIDMSTSNGFVMANSGGVAPSIGAELPLGPGQPPILIPLITGQYNNVVSVGLKPGFVVVVPVVRKEFKGANPWIMISAFHLKIDGCVGQSFVRSYATLTRITDESDVVLSYVGSTKAV; this comes from the coding sequence ATGCCGATTTCCGCGGTGATTCGTCGTGCCGTGGTTCTCGCTGTGTGCCTCGTCGCATCGATTTCCGCGCCGTCGGCAGGTGCGGAGCCGGACGCCCAACCCCCGCCCGGTGCCGTGCCACCGGATGACGGGGCGGTGCCGCCTGGCACACCCGCCAAGATCACCACCCCTGACGGCTGGGTCCTGGCCCTCGGCGCGAAAGACGAGAAACACGTTCCGGTGGCGCCGATGACCACCGCGATCTCGTCTCGGGAGTACCTCTCCAGCGGGATCTTCGGCGCTTCGCTAACCGGGCCGGAAACCCCGCGGGGCATCCTCGAGGTCGGCTACGAGATCGGCTGCGGCATCGACATGAGCACCTCCAACGGCTTCGTCATGGCCAATAGCGGCGGTGTCGCCCCCTCGATCGGCGCCGAACTACCCCTGGGGCCCGGCCAGCCGCCGATTCTCATTCCGCTGATAACCGGGCAATACAACAACGTGGTCAGTGTGGGGCTCAAGCCCGGGTTCGTCGTCGTGGTGCCAGTGGTCAGAAAAGAGTTCAAGGGGGCAAATCCCTGGATCATGATCAGCGCCTTCCATCTCAAGATCGATGGGTGCGTTGGTCAATCGTTCGTCCGCTCGTACGCGACCCTGACCCGGATTACCGATGAATCCGACGTGGTGCTGTCCTACGTCGGCTCCACCAAGGCTGTCTGA
- a CDS encoding VOC family protein, producing the protein MFDALDHVILAVRDLDDATRRYATLLSRSPSWRGDHPGWGTANALFRLDNTYLELITPRGDGPFGQRVTAQLDERGEGPIGLAFATADLDTAHARLAANGLEPSPVSPGLGRDSETGQVRRWRSALLPETRTRAVLMIAIEHESPDRLAEAALVGSPEAVVTGIDHVVVKTSDADAAITLYRDRLGLRLALDRSFADWGMRLVFLRVGGVTVEIAQSLSDARLPARTDQVWGLSWRVPDADAARRRLAEAGFDVSEVRVGRKPGTRVVSVKDGTCGVPTLLIEPAAPA; encoded by the coding sequence GTGTTCGACGCGCTCGACCATGTCATCCTCGCCGTGCGCGACCTCGACGACGCCACGCGGCGCTACGCCACGCTGTTGTCCCGCAGCCCCTCGTGGCGCGGAGATCATCCCGGCTGGGGCACGGCGAATGCGCTGTTCCGGCTCGACAACACCTACCTCGAGCTGATCACGCCGCGCGGCGATGGGCCGTTCGGGCAGCGGGTCACCGCACAGCTCGATGAACGCGGCGAGGGCCCGATCGGGCTCGCATTCGCGACGGCTGATCTCGACACGGCGCATGCGCGGCTCGCCGCAAACGGGCTCGAGCCCTCGCCGGTGTCCCCCGGCCTCGGCCGCGACTCCGAAACCGGACAGGTGCGGCGCTGGCGTAGCGCGCTGTTACCGGAGACCCGCACCCGGGCCGTGTTGATGATCGCGATCGAGCACGAGTCGCCGGATCGCCTTGCCGAGGCCGCACTAGTCGGGTCCCCGGAGGCGGTGGTCACCGGGATCGATCACGTCGTGGTCAAGACGTCCGACGCCGATGCCGCAATCACGCTCTACCGCGACCGGCTCGGCCTGCGCCTCGCGCTGGACCGCAGCTTTGCCGACTGGGGCATGCGGCTGGTGTTCCTGCGCGTGGGCGGAGTCACCGTCGAGATCGCGCAGTCACTGAGCGACGCGCGGCTTCCAGCCCGAACCGATCAGGTGTGGGGGCTGTCCTGGCGCGTCCCCGACGCCGATGCCGCGCGCAGGCGCCTCGCCGAAGCCGGGTTCGACGTCTCCGAGGTTCGGGTCGGACGCAAGCCGGGCACCCGCGTGGTCAGCGTGAAGGACGGTACGTGCGGCGTGCCGACACTTCTGATCGAGCCCGCCGCACCGGCGTAG